In a single window of the Ancylobacter polymorphus genome:
- a CDS encoding DUF3297 family protein translates to MSDTLPDRLSSDPNSPFHNAELLERGVGIRFKGVEKTNVEEYCVSEGWIRVSVGKAKDRAGNPMTVKLVGPVEPYLRTPDE, encoded by the coding sequence ATGTCCGACACTCTTCCCGACCGCCTGTCGAGCGACCCGAACAGCCCGTTCCACAATGCAGAACTGCTGGAGCGCGGAGTCGGCATCCGCTTCAAGGGCGTGGAAAAGACCAATGTCGAGGAGTACTGCGTAAGTGAAGGCTGGATTCGCGTCTCAGTCGGCAAGGCCAAGGACCGCGCCGGGAACCCGATGACGGTGAAACTGGTCGGGCCGGTCGAACCTTATCTACGCACGCCGGACGAGTGA
- a CDS encoding NAD kinase translates to MNEVARPAGPSHAAVDASTALSRIAFVASEAPDALQAQGLLTARYGTVPAEDADVVVALGGDGFMLQTLHRFRDSGTPIYGMNRGSVGFLMNSFREEDLPARITASQRVVIHPLMMEATDIKGRQHRAWAINEVSLIRQSYQAAKLRIAIDGKVRMEELICDGVLVATPAGSTAYNLSAQGPILPIGTPLLAVTPISAFRPRRWRGALVPDRARVDIAVMEFEKRPVNATADHFEVRDVVAVRARLDANSSMTMLVDRDHSIEERILAEQFG, encoded by the coding sequence ATGAATGAAGTCGCCCGCCCCGCCGGTCCGAGCCATGCCGCGGTTGACGCGTCAACCGCCTTGAGCCGCATCGCCTTCGTAGCAAGTGAAGCGCCGGACGCGCTTCAGGCCCAAGGACTGCTCACGGCACGCTATGGCACCGTGCCGGCGGAAGACGCCGATGTCGTGGTCGCACTTGGTGGCGACGGTTTCATGCTGCAGACGCTGCACCGCTTCCGCGACAGCGGCACGCCGATCTACGGTATGAATCGCGGTTCGGTCGGCTTCCTCATGAACAGTTTTCGCGAGGAGGACCTGCCCGCGCGTATCACCGCATCGCAGCGGGTGGTTATCCATCCGTTGATGATGGAAGCGACCGACATAAAAGGGCGCCAGCACCGCGCCTGGGCGATCAATGAAGTGTCGCTCATCCGCCAATCCTATCAGGCGGCGAAGCTGCGCATCGCCATCGACGGCAAGGTGCGGATGGAGGAGTTGATCTGCGATGGCGTTCTCGTAGCAACGCCGGCAGGATCAACGGCCTATAACCTCTCCGCTCAGGGCCCGATCCTTCCCATCGGCACACCACTTTTGGCGGTCACCCCCATTTCCGCCTTCCGGCCGCGCCGCTGGCGCGGGGCGCTCGTGCCTGACCGCGCCCGCGTCGACATTGCCGTGATGGAGTTCGAGAAGCGTCCGGTGAATGCAACGGCCGATCATTTCGAGGTGCGCGACGTGGTGGCGGTGCGCGCACGGCTCGATGCCAATTCCTCGATGACCATGCTGGTCGATCGCGATCACTCGATCGAGGAACGCATCCTGGCCGAACAATTCGGCTGA
- a CDS encoding DUF2336 domain-containing protein: MIVRQFLDWTQTAPEEARARAVAALARAYVRPELGATERAEIDEALPALVADPSPMVQFQLASALCRYPLVPADVALQLARLPGAAGETMLEHSAVLNVRELIALCADGEADKQQAIARRASLPAPVAALLAEVGGVEAVLALVSNPTADVPGFALGHIVSRFGRVPEVREALLCRPDLPAAAHQALIRVVAGALSAFVEERQWLSPQQAARLAREAADQATVTQIAATDFTQTRALVQDLQARGELTSALVLRSLLSGQMRLFLEAVSVLSGIGVNHVSALAADRSGEAFRVLYDRLGMPRGAFIAFRTALCVVQSEAYVDDLDEEPRLRLRILDEVLAAYEEAGESAQGNRIVGMLHRWQSEARERSERQTLAA, encoded by the coding sequence ATGATCGTGCGGCAGTTTCTGGATTGGACGCAGACCGCTCCGGAGGAGGCGCGAGCCAGGGCGGTCGCGGCTCTGGCCCGCGCCTATGTGCGGCCCGAGCTGGGCGCGACCGAGCGCGCCGAGATCGATGAGGCCCTCCCGGCGCTGGTGGCCGACCCTTCGCCGATGGTCCAGTTTCAGCTCGCTTCAGCCCTGTGCCGCTACCCTCTCGTGCCAGCCGATGTGGCGCTTCAGCTTGCGCGGCTCCCAGGGGCGGCGGGCGAGACGATGCTGGAACATTCAGCCGTACTTAATGTGCGTGAACTCATTGCCCTTTGCGCGGATGGCGAGGCCGACAAACAGCAGGCGATTGCGCGGCGGGCGAGCCTGCCGGCGCCCGTCGCCGCCTTGCTGGCGGAGGTCGGCGGTGTCGAGGCCGTGCTGGCGCTGGTGAGCAACCCGACGGCGGACGTGCCGGGCTTCGCCCTCGGTCATATCGTGTCGCGTTTTGGACGGGTGCCGGAAGTACGCGAGGCGCTGCTTTGCCGGCCGGACCTGCCGGCGGCGGCGCATCAGGCGTTGATCCGTGTGGTGGCCGGAGCGTTGTCGGCCTTTGTCGAGGAGCGCCAGTGGCTTTCCCCTCAGCAAGCCGCGAGGCTGGCGCGCGAGGCTGCCGACCAGGCCACGGTGACCCAGATCGCGGCCACGGATTTCACGCAGACCCGCGCTCTGGTTCAGGACCTGCAGGCCAGGGGTGAATTGACCTCGGCGCTGGTGCTGCGTTCGCTGCTGTCGGGCCAGATGCGGCTTTTCCTTGAGGCGGTCTCCGTCCTCTCCGGTATCGGCGTCAACCACGTTTCGGCTCTCGCGGCGGACCGTTCGGGCGAGGCCTTCCGCGTGCTCTATGACCGGCTGGGAATGCCGCGCGGGGCGTTCATTGCCTTCCGCACCGCGCTCTGCGTCGTTCAGTCCGAAGCCTATGTCGATGATCTCGATGAGGAGCCGCGGCTACGCCTGCGCATTCTCGACGAAGTGCTCGCGGCTTATGAAGAGGCCGGTGAGAGCGCGCAGGGCAACCGCATCGTCGGCATGCTGCACCGCTGGCAGAGCGAGGCGCGCGAGCGCTCGGAACGGCAGACCCTCGCGGCCTAA
- a CDS encoding nitroreductase family protein, whose protein sequence is MTADGSTLDLLRTRKSPKVFDLTFPGPNEIELDSMLAIATRVPDHGKLAPWRFIVFEGEARARAGDAIAAVFAIDNPEAEPERITLERNRLCRAPLVIAVVSRAAPHAKIPEWEQTLSGAAASTLLLLAAHAHGYAATWLTEWYSYDPRIRATLGLSDAERFIGFLYIGTLARPQEDRPRPALAELVTRY, encoded by the coding sequence ATGACTGCCGACGGCTCCACCCTCGACCTGCTCCGGACACGCAAGAGCCCCAAGGTGTTCGACCTCACTTTCCCGGGCCCGAATGAGATCGAGCTCGATTCCATGTTGGCCATAGCGACGCGCGTACCGGATCACGGCAAACTTGCGCCGTGGCGTTTCATCGTGTTCGAGGGCGAGGCACGGGCGCGCGCCGGCGATGCCATCGCCGCCGTCTTCGCCATCGACAACCCCGAAGCGGAGCCGGAGCGGATCACCCTTGAACGCAACCGGCTCTGCCGGGCTCCACTCGTGATCGCCGTCGTTTCACGAGCGGCGCCGCACGCCAAGATTCCGGAATGGGAGCAGACCCTGTCAGGCGCGGCGGCCTCCACACTCCTGCTGCTCGCCGCACACGCGCATGGCTATGCCGCCACCTGGCTGACGGAATGGTACAGCTACGACCCACGCATACGCGCCACGCTGGGCCTGTCGGACGCGGAGCGCTTCATCGGATTTCTCTACATAGGCACGCTCGCCCGCCCGCAGGAGGATCGCCCTCGACCGGCCCTCGCCGAACTCGTCACGCGGTACTGA
- a CDS encoding flavin reductase family protein, with product MFYEPALGNHGLPHNPLKALVAPRPIGWISTLSPDGTPNLAPYSFFNIVSENPDIVMFSSAGLKDTVRNAMATGEFVCNLATRDLMDQVNITSTPLPSGESEFDLAGLAQAPCRLIRPPRVAMSPCALECVWIDTVEMIDRSGRRAGYHVTYGEIIGVHIDDRFIEEGRVCTEKLQPLSRAGYFDYAWIDTVTSVPRPR from the coding sequence ATGTTTTACGAACCCGCTCTCGGCAATCATGGCCTGCCGCACAACCCGCTGAAGGCGCTCGTGGCGCCGCGACCGATCGGTTGGATTTCGACATTGTCTCCGGACGGGACGCCCAATCTCGCTCCCTACTCCTTCTTCAACATCGTCAGCGAGAACCCGGATATCGTGATGTTCTCCAGCGCGGGGCTGAAGGACACTGTGCGCAACGCGATGGCGACCGGGGAGTTTGTCTGCAATCTCGCCACGCGCGATTTGATGGATCAGGTGAACATCACCTCGACTCCACTGCCGTCTGGTGAAAGCGAGTTCGACCTGGCGGGACTGGCCCAGGCGCCCTGCCGCCTCATCCGCCCGCCACGCGTCGCAATGTCCCCCTGCGCTCTCGAATGTGTCTGGATTGACACAGTCGAAATGATCGATCGCAGCGGCCGGCGGGCCGGATATCATGTGACCTATGGCGAGATCATCGGAGTCCATATCGATGATCGATTCATTGAGGAGGGACGTGTCTGCACCGAAAAATTGCAGCCTCTCTCCCGTGCCGGCTACTTCGACTACGCGTGGATCGACACCGTCACATCCGTGCCACGCCCCCGTTAA
- a CDS encoding type II toxin-antitoxin system VapC family toxin — MSMPLLLDTCAALWVAQGAPISDEARGTLIEARLRGAPISISPMSAWELGRLVEQGRVRLAMEPAKWFAALAGLPGMSIALMNPETLIASSFLPGLPPLDPVDRVLIATARDQGYRLMTRDRVMLDYAATGYVQAVAC; from the coding sequence ATGAGCATGCCGCTTCTTCTCGATACCTGCGCCGCACTTTGGGTAGCGCAGGGGGCACCGATCTCTGACGAGGCTAGGGGTACGTTGATCGAAGCTCGGCTACGCGGGGCGCCAATTTCGATTTCACCGATGTCCGCTTGGGAACTCGGTCGTCTGGTAGAGCAGGGCCGCGTAAGGCTGGCGATGGAGCCGGCGAAGTGGTTTGCAGCGCTCGCCGGCTTGCCTGGCATGAGCATCGCGCTCATGAATCCAGAGACGTTGATCGCCTCATCCTTCCTGCCGGGCTTGCCGCCTCTCGACCCTGTTGACCGTGTGCTGATCGCGACAGCACGTGACCAGGGCTACCGGTTGATGACCCGCGATCGGGTGATGCTCGATTACGCCGCTACCGGCTATGTGCAGGCGGTTGCCTGCTAG
- a CDS encoding DUF7662 domain-containing protein produces MSKYSSLTTFLASRTQPRISMSFEDIERIVGSKLPQSAFNHRAWWSNNPTNSVMTKAWLAAGFRSEDVDMTARRLVFARSVPQLPTGDASRVAPASTGSPLAGLFGGLKGTVHIEPGTDLTLPSTAPIYLYDGVGEAASMHPVQPSDGAWQTERLSSSEELSKEYSPLDGREWTEEN; encoded by the coding sequence ATGTCTAAATACAGTTCCCTGACGACGTTCTTGGCGAGTCGCACGCAGCCAAGAATATCAATGTCATTTGAGGATATAGAGCGGATTGTTGGATCAAAACTTCCACAATCGGCGTTCAATCATCGAGCATGGTGGAGCAACAACCCAACCAACAGTGTGATGACCAAGGCATGGCTGGCTGCCGGGTTTCGATCTGAGGACGTAGACATGACAGCGCGCAGGCTGGTGTTCGCGCGTAGCGTTCCGCAGCTCCCGACAGGCGATGCGAGTCGGGTTGCGCCAGCGTCGACGGGGTCTCCCTTAGCTGGGTTGTTCGGGGGGTTGAAAGGGACGGTTCATATCGAACCTGGAACTGATCTGACGTTGCCCAGCACGGCTCCTATCTATCTCTACGACGGGGTGGGTGAAGCAGCATCGATGCATCCGGTCCAGCCGTCAGACGGCGCCTGGCAGACGGAGCGCCTATCGTCGTCGGAAGAGTTATCGAAGGAATATAGTCCGTTGGATGGACGTGAGTGGACGGAGGAGAACTAG
- a CDS encoding L,D-transpeptidase, with protein sequence MPELHRRAVIGLCVASAAVALGGCKRAPTTGTTLSSASANPTAMLSGRYGAVADKFPISAVDISQMNPTYLRREVVYQSPYPVGTVVIDPAAHFLYLIQPGGTAMRYGVGVGKEGFGWSGAATINSKQEWPDWYPPKEMIQRRPDIQAQLTKLQGGDGVPGGLSNPLGARAMYLWQDGKDTLYRIHGTLEPETIGTNVSSGCIRMINQDAIDLYGRVGVGTKVVVLGSKPAS encoded by the coding sequence ATGCCTGAGCTTCATCGTCGTGCTGTTATTGGGCTGTGTGTAGCCAGTGCGGCAGTCGCCTTGGGAGGGTGCAAACGAGCCCCTACTACCGGCACCACTCTATCGTCGGCCAGTGCAAACCCGACCGCTATGCTCTCGGGTCGTTATGGTGCCGTGGCGGATAAATTTCCTATTTCGGCCGTCGATATCTCGCAGATGAATCCAACCTATCTGCGCCGCGAGGTTGTCTATCAATCGCCCTATCCGGTGGGGACGGTTGTGATCGATCCGGCTGCGCACTTCCTTTACCTGATCCAGCCAGGTGGCACCGCGATGCGCTACGGTGTCGGTGTGGGCAAGGAAGGTTTCGGCTGGTCCGGCGCCGCCACGATAAACTCGAAGCAGGAGTGGCCGGATTGGTATCCCCCAAAGGAAATGATCCAGCGACGCCCGGACATTCAGGCGCAACTCACTAAGCTGCAGGGTGGCGACGGAGTGCCGGGAGGCTTGTCCAACCCGCTAGGTGCCAGGGCGATGTATCTCTGGCAGGACGGAAAAGACACACTCTATCGTATCCATGGTACGTTGGAGCCCGAGACGATCGGCACAAATGTCTCTTCGGGCTGCATCCGGATGATCAATCAGGATGCTATTGATCTCTACGGGCGCGTGGGGGTGGGTACGAAGGTCGTCGTGCTTGGGTCAAAGCCCGCCAGCTAA
- the parA gene encoding ParA family partition ATPase, translating into MSGRIITIAQQKGGSGKTTLAAHLAVALSQRPLEGEPTRVALLDCDPQGSLGEWFEVRERTLGDEATGLSFRTASGWGARREARSLARDHHFIIIDTPPKSDVESRPAIEVADLVGVPVQPTPVDLWATRPTLEMINKEGASCLLVINRAQPRAALTKEIASAIEALAHPAAHARLGNRVGFAASMGQGLTLLETEPGSKGALEVEALAAEFMALLRR; encoded by the coding sequence ATGAGTGGCAGAATCATCACTATCGCGCAGCAGAAGGGTGGATCCGGCAAGACAACGCTGGCTGCCCACCTTGCTGTGGCTCTTTCACAACGCCCTTTGGAAGGAGAGCCGACCCGCGTGGCACTCCTCGACTGCGACCCTCAGGGGAGCCTGGGCGAGTGGTTCGAGGTTCGCGAAAGAACTCTCGGAGACGAAGCGACCGGCCTCTCATTCCGCACCGCGTCAGGCTGGGGCGCCCGACGTGAGGCACGCAGCCTCGCCCGCGATCACCATTTCATCATTATCGACACGCCCCCGAAGTCGGATGTGGAGTCGCGTCCGGCTATCGAAGTGGCCGATCTGGTGGGGGTGCCTGTCCAGCCAACTCCTGTCGATTTATGGGCCACTCGGCCGACACTGGAGATGATCAACAAGGAGGGAGCCTCCTGCCTTCTGGTCATCAATCGGGCCCAACCCCGCGCCGCCTTGACCAAGGAGATCGCCTCCGCCATCGAAGCCCTGGCCCATCCCGCGGCTCACGCACGGCTCGGCAATCGCGTTGGCTTCGCCGCCAGCATGGGACAAGGCTTGACGCTGCTTGAGACGGAGCCAGGCTCCAAGGGCGCTTTGGAAGTGGAGGCGCTGGCAGCAGAGTTCATGGCTCTGCTCCGCCGTTAG